CAACTATCTAATTAGCAAAATCAACGAGTTGGAAGATCTCTACAAAGAGGTCATCGAACTGAGATATTTCGAAGAAATGTCCTACGCGGAGATCGCAGAAGTTCTGGGGACGAACGTAGGAACCGTAAAGAGCAGGCTCTTTAAGGCGAAAGAATTTCTAAAACATTTGATTTTACAAGACGGCAAGGGTGAAGGATACTTCAGGTAGAAAAAAGATGAAAAGTTTACAATCAAAATTCAAGGTTCCGCTCTTTCTGAGAAAAGAGGACGGGGATCTTCTCAAGATAGAAAATTCTCTCGTAAAGACGATGTCCGAACTCCGAAAGAAAGAACTCAGCTCGATTTTGCTGAGTGAAGAATTCTCCCTCCGATTGAAAAACCAACTCCAACAAATACAGCCCGAACCCGAAAGAGGATGGGAAAGAATCCGAGAAAACGTTCTTTCCAACCGTGGTTTACAACTTTCTTTCTCTGCCGCTTTGGCATTGGCCATCGTATTCGTCTCGTACAATCGCTTTCAGACATCCACGTCACCGATACGAACGGAAAGATCCGGAACCGTATTCGGCCAAAATGAATCCGGTAATTTTAAGGATATTCCTTCTTCCGGATCTTTTCAGGCGGAACTCGACGCGGTTCTATTGAAACAAATTCCGGCGAACGCAGAAGCCAAAAAAACCTTGGATTCGCTCCAGAGATATTTTTCCGAAAAGGGAGATCTGAGAACCGCTGAAGAATTAGGTAAAATTTTAGAGATGACGCAGGGAAAGTAAGCCTCTCCATCTTTTTTCTTTTCTTTTCCTTAAGAAAATTTTTGCCGTTCTCATTTAGGAACGGCAAATTCCTTTAAGCCATTTTTCCAATTCTTTCCTTTCGAAATGCTCGCCTTCAAACTGACTTGGTCCCAAGTTCTTTATGTTCTTCCTATTTAAGATTTCAAAAGTAGGACCTCTTACTTTTCGGGAGTTTTCAAAGTCAGAATCGTTTGCGAAAGCTGACTCTTTTTCGTATGTAAAAGTAGGAACTCCTGCTTTTAGGGATTTTTCAAAGTAAGAATCGTTTGCGAAAGCTGACTGTTTTCCGTATGTAAAAAGTAGGATCTATAACTTTTAGGAATGTTTCAAAGTAAGAATCATTTGCAAAAGCTGACTCTTTTTCGTATGTAAAAGTAGGAACTCCTGCTTTTAGGAATGTTTCAACGTAAGAATCATTTACAAAAGCTGACTTTCCGTATTACAAAAGTAGGAACTCTTACTTTTGAGAAGTTTTTAAAGTAAGAATCGTTTGCAAAAGCTGACTCTTTTTCGTATGTAAAAGTAGGAACTCCTGCTTTTAGGGATTTTTCAAAGTAAGAATCGTTTGCAAAAGCTGACTCTTTCGTATTTCAAAAGTAGGAACTCTTACTTTTGGGGAATTTTCAAAGTAAGCATTGTTTTCAAAAGCTGACTCTTTTCCGTATGTAAAAAGTAGGATCTCTAACTTTTAGGAATGTTTCAACGTAAGAATCATTTACAAAAGCTGACTTTCCGTATTACAAAAGTAGGAACTCTTACATTTGGCAAGTTTTCAAAGTAAGAATCTCCTTCAAAAGCGAATCCAGCAAAGAACCGAGATCATTCTTTCGATTCGAATGAAAATTCTGGAACAGAGTTTTCGTTCAAAAAAACTTCTTATTTCCGAATTCCATCCTGTCTTCTTTGAAAAAAACCGGGATCGACGGAATCCAAGATTCTCTTGGATTCTTGGAAAATTTCGCTGTATTGCATACCTCGGCAAACGTCCAAAATCAGACAGGCGTGTTGGAGGATTCTACAACGGATTTTGAAATCGTAGAGATCTTTTCTGGAATTCAGAGTGTCTTTTAGGCGGATTAAGTTTTTATAATATTCTAAGAGTTCCTTTTCGGAATAGTTTCTGGTCTCTTCAAAGATTCCTCTTTCTGCGAGGACGACCGGAAGCACTTCTTTTAGATCCGATTCTTCTTGGTAGGAACTTTTTAGGGTTTCTATCCAGTTCAGAATCGGTTCCGACTTGATCACCGAAAGTGGGGCGGCGGTAGGATCTTTGAGAAACGCTTCCCGAAACAAGATGAGAGCCCTTCTTTCTTCTCCGGTTTGAAAAAGCGATTCTGCGCGAAGATAGAGAAACTCGGGAGAATTCCTTTCCACGGAAGAAGCGTAGTTCAAAATTTCGAGCGCGTTTCTATAATCCCGAAAACGGATCAGTTCGCGGATGAGTCCCAAAAGCGCGGACGGGTCTTGAAAATGCAAACCTTCCCTTTGAACCGAGATCTTCAGTTGATCCACTGCTTCGGAAAGAACCGATTCCGAAATACAACGAAACGAAGACGTTCCCGTAAATTTTTTGAGTTCGAAGGAGTTCTGGAACTCCGAAAAATATTGAACAAGAAGATGACTTCTTTCCCTTCCTTCTTTTGCGTTGTGAATTCGATCCAGTCGATTGTCCCAATACGATGCAATGAAGAATCCGGCGATCACCTCCGGGTGCTCGGGATCTTCGTTTAAGAGAGAATCAAAATTCTTCTTTGCCTTTTCAAAATCTCCATCGGAAAGATATTGATTCGCTTCTTCTAATTTTCGGGAAAAGGACATTGAGAATTATTCTTTGGATTGGAATCCGGCGGAAATCTTCATTCCACCGGAGTGTTGCGGTGACTTTCGAAATAGAATCAGTGAGTGGCTTTCTTATCGTGGTGTTTGCTGACTTGTTTTACGATCTTATCTTCCAAACCGTCGATGCAAGCGTAGATATCTTTGTTAGAATTTTGTGCGTTGAATTTATTTCCGTCTCCGTGCAGATTGAGATTCGCACTCACCTCTCCATGAATCATTTCGAAAGAGATCTCGAACGATTGAACGGAATGGAGATATTTTGAAACACGATCCAGTTTACTATCTGCATATTCTTCGGCGGCTTTCGAATGATCTACATTCTTCCAATTATAATTTATTTTCATAGGCGGCTCCGAATTATTTTTTTAACCCGGATCAGTTTAGACGAAGAGAGGAGTCATAAACACCAAAGATCCGGAATTTCAGGTTAGTCTTGAAAGGAGAAGAGTCAAATCAAAAAAAAATCCCGCCCTTTCGGGCGGGCCAAGTCAGTTAGAACTAGAGATGGGATGAATTAATGGGCTCAAATTACTTGAGTTATTGCGCGTTCGCAACGTTCTCCATGTGGATGGAACAAGCTTCTTGGTATTTTTTATAAGCTTCTTCTTCCGCATTGAGGGCCGCGTCGATATCCCCGATTTTTTGATAAATTGAAATTACGTTCTTAATGTTTTCCAGAGCTTGGCAAGATTTTCCTTGGCGAAACTCGGAGATGGACTTGAGATAAAGAACCAGAGCGTATCCGGAAGATTCTTTCTCTCC
The sequence above is a segment of the Leptospira stimsonii genome. Coding sequences within it:
- a CDS encoding LIMLP_12425 family protein, which gives rise to MKSLQSKFKVPLFLRKEDGDLLKIENSLVKTMSELRKKELSSILLSEEFSLRLKNQLQQIQPEPERGWERIRENVLSNRGLQLSFSAALALAIVFVSYNRFQTSTSPIRTERSGTVFGQNESGNFKDIPSSGSFQAELDAVLLKQIPANAEAKKTLDSLQRYFSEKGDLRTAEELGKILEMTQGK
- a CDS encoding tetratricopeptide repeat protein; amino-acid sequence: MSFSRKLEEANQYLSDGDFEKAKKNFDSLLNEDPEHPEVIAGFFIASYWDNRLDRIHNAKEGRERSHLLVQYFSEFQNSFELKKFTGTSSFRCISESVLSEAVDQLKISVQREGLHFQDPSALLGLIRELIRFRDYRNALEILNYASSVERNSPEFLYLRAESLFQTGEERRALILFREAFLKDPTAAPLSVIKSEPILNWIETLKSSYQEESDLKEVLPVVLAERGIFEETRNYSEKELLEYYKNLIRLKDTLNSRKDLYDFKIRCRILQHACLILDVCRGMQYSEIFQESKRILDSVDPGFFQRRQDGIRK
- the hpf gene encoding ribosome hibernation-promoting factor, HPF/YfiA family, which translates into the protein MKINYNWKNVDHSKAAEEYADSKLDRVSKYLHSVQSFEISFEMIHGEVSANLNLHGDGNKFNAQNSNKDIYACIDGLEDKIVKQVSKHHDKKATH
- a CDS encoding tetratricopeptide repeat protein, with protein sequence MNKFITVALFLSIFTGLYAMPEAQKVEEELIKFTPENEIQLANKLSALGSLKQKVRDYNSAIELYNKSLTVREKIGEKESSGYALVLYLKSISEFRQGKSCQALENIKNVISIYQKIGDIDAALNAEEEAYKKYQEACSIHMENVANAQ